A region from the Paenarthrobacter aurescens genome encodes:
- a CDS encoding HAMP domain-containing sensor histidine kinase, which yields MSTLSRVTRTSGRSWLNPSTWHLRTRLVLVAMALLVAICAAVGVVSYASMEMVFNRQLDRQLEQASTRAEDFGRPPSNFPNAPSGRPDPLEARGQAAGTLNARIDGTAVRSSGLIDAQGNRVSLSAGDEQVLLSLPTDRPPVDRSLSNGDYRLVAVETSYGDVIVTGLPLADKQSAQASLVWTMVLVSLGGLVIIGLVGTVIIRRTMRPLEQLSEVATKVSRLPLDAGEVALAVRVPPSASHPGTEVGSVGYALNQMLNNVASALEARQKSETRVRQFVADASHELRTPLTAIRGYTELLRMTEDFTEDGRKSLARMQSQSERMTTLVEDLLLLARLDEGQPLKVEDVDLTQLVIETVSDEKVMAPEHVWRLQLPDEPVTVRGDATQLHQVLANLLSNARKHTDPGTTVSTGVTLSADGSAVVTVTDNGPGIPDEFQGRIFSRFARADAARSGTEGTSGLGLSIVESIVLAHGGSVEVTSRPGLTEFALRLPPASTGDLGQNRQGDSPAS from the coding sequence TTGAGCACACTTTCACGGGTGACCCGGACATCCGGCCGCAGTTGGCTCAACCCGTCCACGTGGCACTTGCGAACCCGGCTGGTCCTGGTAGCCATGGCCCTGCTTGTGGCCATCTGCGCTGCCGTGGGAGTGGTCAGCTACGCATCCATGGAGATGGTGTTCAACAGGCAGCTGGACAGGCAGCTGGAGCAGGCGTCCACCCGGGCCGAAGACTTCGGCAGGCCGCCGTCGAACTTTCCCAATGCGCCGTCCGGAAGACCGGATCCGCTGGAAGCGCGCGGCCAGGCCGCGGGAACGCTCAATGCGAGGATCGACGGCACTGCAGTGCGCAGCTCGGGCCTGATTGACGCCCAAGGCAACCGCGTCTCCCTCTCAGCCGGGGACGAACAGGTTCTTCTCTCGCTCCCCACGGACCGCCCGCCTGTGGACCGGTCCCTGTCCAACGGTGATTACCGTTTGGTGGCAGTGGAAACCTCGTATGGCGATGTGATCGTGACGGGGCTGCCGCTGGCGGACAAGCAGAGTGCCCAAGCTTCCCTGGTGTGGACCATGGTTCTGGTATCGCTGGGCGGGCTGGTCATCATCGGCCTCGTGGGGACGGTCATCATCCGGCGGACCATGCGGCCCCTGGAGCAGCTCTCCGAAGTGGCCACCAAGGTTTCGCGGCTACCCCTCGACGCCGGTGAAGTGGCACTCGCGGTGCGCGTACCGCCGTCGGCCTCTCATCCCGGAACTGAAGTGGGCAGCGTTGGCTATGCACTGAACCAAATGCTGAACAACGTTGCGAGCGCCCTGGAAGCCCGCCAGAAAAGCGAAACCAGAGTGCGCCAGTTCGTGGCGGACGCGTCCCATGAGCTGCGGACTCCCCTGACGGCCATCAGGGGTTACACCGAGCTGCTGCGGATGACGGAGGATTTCACCGAGGATGGCCGGAAGTCCTTGGCGCGCATGCAAAGCCAATCAGAGCGCATGACCACCCTGGTGGAAGATCTTCTCCTGCTGGCCCGGTTGGACGAGGGCCAGCCCCTGAAGGTGGAGGACGTGGATCTCACCCAGTTGGTGATCGAGACTGTCAGTGACGAGAAAGTCATGGCACCGGAGCACGTGTGGCGGCTGCAACTCCCCGACGAGCCCGTTACGGTGCGCGGAGATGCCACTCAACTTCACCAGGTGCTGGCCAATTTGCTGTCCAACGCCCGCAAGCACACGGACCCCGGCACCACGGTGAGCACGGGCGTCACGCTGTCCGCCGATGGCAGCGCCGTGGTCACGGTGACGGATAACGGGCCCGGAATCCCGGACGAATTCCAGGGCCGGATCTTCTCCCGTTTTGCCCGCGCCGACGCAGCCCGCTCAGGCACTGAGGGCACGTCCGGACTGGGCTTGTCCATTGTGGAATCGATCGTGTTGGCGCATGGCGGTAGCGTGGAGGTGACCTCACGGCCGGGGCTCACTGAGTTCGCGCTTCGGCTCCCACCCGCATCCACCGGAGACTTGGGGCAGAACCGGCAAGGCGACTCACCGGCGTCGTGA
- a CDS encoding response regulator transcription factor, with protein MASPHSMTNNLPQLSHPDGSPIRALVVDDEPSLAELMSMGLRMAGWSVAVAADGPAAVKLAKDFRPDVLVLDVMLPGFDGVEVLNRIRSFAPEVPALFLTAKDAVQDRIVGLAAGGDDYVTKPFSMEEVLLRLHRLVQRSGVAAMDTAELVVGDLTLNVDTREVTRAGEDIPLTATQFELLRYLMENPKRVISKAQILDRVWDYDFGGQANIVELYISYLRKKIEAHHPPMIHTIRGAGYVIKPAD; from the coding sequence ATGGCCTCCCCGCATTCCATGACCAACAATCTCCCCCAGCTGTCCCACCCGGACGGTTCCCCCATCCGCGCCCTGGTGGTGGACGATGAACCCAGCCTCGCCGAGCTCATGAGCATGGGCCTGCGCATGGCGGGATGGTCCGTGGCCGTAGCCGCCGACGGACCGGCAGCTGTGAAGCTGGCCAAGGATTTCCGCCCTGACGTCCTGGTGCTGGACGTCATGCTCCCGGGCTTCGATGGCGTGGAGGTCCTCAACCGCATCCGCAGCTTCGCTCCGGAAGTTCCCGCGTTGTTCCTCACGGCCAAGGATGCCGTGCAGGACCGGATCGTTGGGCTCGCTGCCGGTGGTGATGACTACGTGACCAAACCTTTCAGCATGGAAGAAGTCCTCCTGCGGCTCCACCGCCTGGTCCAGCGCTCCGGTGTTGCCGCCATGGACACAGCTGAGCTTGTTGTGGGCGATCTGACACTGAACGTGGATACCCGCGAAGTCACCCGGGCCGGCGAGGACATCCCGCTCACCGCCACACAGTTTGAGCTTTTGCGCTACCTCATGGAGAACCCCAAACGGGTGATCAGCAAAGCACAGATCCTTGACCGCGTGTGGGACTACGATTTCGGCGGCCAAGCCAACATCGTGGAGCTGTACATTTCCTACTTGCGCAAGAAAATCGAAGCCCACCATCCGCCCATGATCCACACCATCCGTGGCGCGGGATACGTCATCAAGCCAGCGGACTAG
- a CDS encoding winged helix-turn-helix domain-containing protein has translation MSVASGYVHISVRNANKAASNAGLRPGFGNRPGYSPAPQGAGQQAPGYVPQGYNPNSYGQLRAVPAAEPAPMTAPTPVIAQSDKLRPVANDNVARGFVLYMGIDEETAAAAGTSIAKLAQEIRAYAQSLVTGAESYAAVAVAPAGAPGSALDVVRSTFGDPTVAARQRTEAARPTPQQESRPSGVLIDLARREVHLDGESLNLTFKEFELLNYLVENGTRTVGRDELLEGLWRNAEEVPNERTIDVHIRRLRSKLGRLANTVRTVRGQGYRFYEHPEVIVWAAPEYSI, from the coding sequence ATGTCAGTTGCATCTGGATACGTCCACATCTCCGTCCGTAACGCCAACAAGGCCGCGTCAAACGCAGGGCTTCGCCCCGGCTTCGGCAACCGCCCGGGCTACTCTCCGGCTCCTCAAGGGGCCGGGCAGCAGGCTCCCGGTTACGTGCCGCAGGGCTACAACCCCAACTCCTATGGCCAGTTGCGGGCAGTCCCCGCAGCAGAGCCGGCCCCCATGACGGCACCCACTCCTGTGATTGCCCAGTCGGACAAGCTCCGCCCGGTTGCCAACGACAACGTGGCCCGCGGATTCGTCCTCTACATGGGTATTGACGAAGAAACTGCAGCCGCTGCAGGAACGTCCATTGCCAAGCTTGCCCAGGAGATCCGGGCCTACGCCCAGTCCCTGGTGACCGGCGCGGAAAGCTACGCGGCCGTGGCAGTTGCCCCCGCCGGGGCACCCGGGTCCGCACTCGACGTCGTGCGTTCCACCTTCGGCGACCCCACGGTCGCCGCACGCCAGCGCACCGAAGCTGCCCGCCCCACGCCCCAGCAGGAATCCCGCCCCTCCGGCGTGCTGATCGACCTCGCCCGGCGCGAAGTGCACCTGGACGGCGAATCGCTGAACCTGACGTTCAAGGAATTCGAACTCCTCAACTACCTCGTCGAAAACGGCACCCGCACCGTGGGTCGCGATGAACTGCTTGAGGGCCTGTGGCGCAACGCTGAAGAGGTGCCCAACGAGCGCACCATCGACGTTCACATCCGGCGCCTCCGCTCCAAGCTGGGCCGCCTTGCCAACACCGTCCGCACGGTCCGTGGCCAGGGCTACCGTTTCTACGAGCACCCCGAGGTCATCGTCTGGGCCGCTCCGGAATACTCGATCTAG
- a CDS encoding SixA phosphatase family protein: MSDHHIKRLVIMRHAKADWPTGVPDHERPLEERGHREAPLAGKWLVQQGVVPDFILCSSALRTRQTCTWVCDELGDKAPTPKLEDGLYSASANRMLTVINHVPDTVTTLMVISHMPGVQDLAMHLASRDSDHDAYMDAATRYPTSALTVLETEKPWAELDGQDARLTHFTVPRH; encoded by the coding sequence ATGAGTGACCATCACATTAAGCGCCTGGTGATCATGCGGCACGCCAAGGCTGATTGGCCTACCGGTGTGCCCGATCATGAGCGTCCCCTGGAGGAGCGCGGGCATCGGGAGGCTCCGCTGGCCGGTAAATGGTTGGTCCAGCAAGGTGTGGTGCCGGATTTCATCCTGTGCTCGTCAGCGTTGAGGACCCGGCAGACCTGCACCTGGGTATGCGACGAACTGGGTGACAAAGCTCCGACGCCCAAACTTGAGGACGGCCTGTACTCCGCCTCTGCCAACCGTATGCTGACGGTCATCAACCATGTCCCGGACACGGTGACCACGCTAATGGTCATCTCGCACATGCCCGGCGTCCAGGATCTCGCCATGCATTTGGCCTCCCGCGACTCTGACCATGATGCCTACATGGACGCTGCCACCAGATACCCAACGAGTGCGTTGACGGTGTTGGAGACGGAAAAGCCGTGGGCTGAGCTGGATGGGCAGGACGCCCGGCTGACGCATTTCACAGTGCCCCGCCACTAG
- a CDS encoding LysR family transcriptional regulator, producing MIDISALRALVAVELHGSVVAASDVMGFSPSAVSQQIKKLEKQTGVIVLERNGRGVLLTERGLALAGYGRRIMGELEELQATLLADPSKPSGLLRLVAFSTACRGLVGPMLGRMSSEHPALNVTVLAEDPREAVQRVATGEAELAVVHNWNSVPLVIPENLVLEDLCIDQADVLLNSTHPLSGRASVEREDLLEETWISTPAGAICNEALLQIFAGLGKVPDIRIYDPDFSTHIAMVEQGVAVALVPRLGRPPLPGNVVAIPVINPVQQRSVGVVYRKTMTASPNIRMAVGMLREISGGLALPSG from the coding sequence ATGATTGATATCTCGGCACTGCGGGCATTGGTGGCTGTTGAGCTCCACGGTTCTGTTGTTGCAGCATCGGATGTCATGGGCTTCAGCCCGTCGGCGGTGTCACAGCAGATCAAGAAACTCGAGAAACAAACCGGCGTCATAGTCCTCGAACGCAACGGCCGTGGGGTGCTTCTCACGGAGCGAGGCCTGGCTTTGGCCGGCTATGGCCGGCGGATCATGGGCGAGCTTGAAGAACTGCAGGCTACCCTGCTGGCCGATCCCAGCAAACCGTCCGGCCTGCTGAGGTTGGTTGCCTTTTCTACGGCGTGCCGCGGCCTGGTGGGGCCCATGCTCGGGCGCATGTCCAGCGAACACCCGGCCTTGAACGTCACTGTTCTGGCCGAGGATCCGCGTGAGGCGGTGCAGCGGGTTGCCACCGGCGAAGCTGAATTGGCAGTGGTCCACAACTGGAACTCTGTGCCTCTGGTGATCCCGGAGAACCTGGTGCTGGAGGATCTTTGCATCGACCAAGCCGATGTGCTCCTCAACAGCACCCACCCACTGTCCGGTCGCGCCAGCGTCGAGCGTGAAGACTTGCTCGAGGAGACCTGGATCAGCACCCCTGCCGGCGCCATCTGCAATGAAGCCCTGCTGCAAATTTTCGCGGGACTGGGCAAGGTCCCTGACATCCGCATCTATGATCCCGATTTCTCCACCCACATAGCCATGGTGGAGCAGGGGGTGGCTGTAGCACTGGTTCCGAGGCTCGGCAGGCCCCCGCTGCCAGGCAATGTGGTGGCCATCCCGGTGATCAACCCCGTGCAGCAACGATCCGTGGGCGTGGTCTACCGGAAGACGATGACCGCGAGCCCCAACATCCGGATGGCCGTAGGGATGCTTCGGGAGATATCCGGCGGGCTGGCGCTGCCCTCCGGCTGA
- a CDS encoding EamA family transporter, protein MLNSTLVLQPVKDQSVLVNLRHSALAVVVAVLWGINFVAIDLGLHTNGREVPPLLFVAMRFMLVVFPFILFIRKPEVGWKAIIGVGLFMSAGQFGLLYLGMALGMPAGLASLVLQAQVLFTIVIAARVLGERPSRRQMAGVVLGVAGLGVVAWGRSAVAPVLPLMIVLAAALSWAVGNVVARHSKAASGLGLVVWSGAVVPVPLAGLSLVVDGPGAVWATLTDLQPATILSAIYTAVFASLIGYGIWNRLLSLYPSSDVVPFTLLVPVVGMTAAWLVLNEIPTLTEILGGLILLLGVATAVLGAGRKIRPQTPVVRPALRL, encoded by the coding sequence ATGTTGAATTCAACGCTGGTGCTTCAACCAGTTAAGGATCAGAGTGTACTTGTGAACCTTCGCCACTCTGCCCTAGCCGTTGTAGTTGCTGTCCTCTGGGGCATCAATTTCGTTGCCATTGACCTTGGCCTGCACACTAACGGCAGGGAAGTCCCCCCGCTCCTTTTCGTCGCCATGCGCTTCATGCTGGTCGTGTTTCCTTTCATCCTGTTCATCCGCAAACCGGAGGTGGGCTGGAAGGCGATCATCGGCGTCGGGCTCTTCATGAGTGCCGGCCAGTTCGGTCTCTTGTATTTGGGCATGGCACTTGGCATGCCGGCGGGATTGGCATCGCTGGTCCTGCAGGCGCAGGTTCTGTTCACCATTGTGATTGCAGCGAGAGTCCTCGGTGAACGGCCTAGCCGCCGCCAAATGGCTGGGGTGGTGCTTGGCGTTGCCGGCCTGGGAGTGGTGGCATGGGGCCGTAGTGCCGTGGCACCCGTCCTTCCGCTCATGATCGTCCTGGCCGCGGCGTTGTCCTGGGCCGTGGGTAACGTTGTGGCCCGGCACTCCAAAGCTGCCTCCGGCCTGGGCCTGGTGGTGTGGTCCGGCGCGGTGGTTCCGGTTCCGCTGGCTGGGTTGTCGCTGGTGGTGGACGGGCCGGGCGCTGTGTGGGCCACCCTCACCGACCTGCAGCCCGCCACCATCCTGAGCGCCATCTACACGGCCGTGTTCGCGTCTTTGATTGGCTACGGCATCTGGAACCGGCTGTTGTCGCTGTACCCGAGTTCCGACGTCGTGCCCTTCACGCTTTTGGTCCCCGTGGTGGGGATGACGGCGGCCTGGCTGGTCCTCAACGAGATTCCCACGCTGACCGAAATTCTCGGAGGACTGATTCTTCTCCTGGGAGTTGCCACCGCAGTACTCGGTGCCGGACGCAAAATCCGTCCCCAAACTCCCGTTGTGAGGCCCGCTCTGCGGCTCTAA
- a CDS encoding gamma-aminobutyraldehyde dehydrogenase, producing MHQFINGKLQSGTSGNSLDVINPATSEVVETVGLASLDDLDSAVAAARSAFPGWSRTAPGERAGILQKFARIMEARAEEFARVESLQTGKPWRLTREFDVPGTIDNIDFFAGAARHLEGKATAEYSPQHTSSIRRESIGVVGSIAPWNYPLQMAAWKILPAIAAGNTIVLKPAEITPLTSLMFAQALSDAGLPDGVVNVVVGDGATVGAALMRHPDVDMVSFTGSTAVGRTVLEAAAVNAKRVHLELGGKAPFIVFDDADLDAAVHGAVAGSLINTGQDCTAATRAIVHRSVYEEFVAKVAARFDGIVLGAPGDTDADLGPLVSFKQRDHVAAMVERARSYSKVLAGGYAPTDGGLENGAFYRPTLVVDAAPDSEIVKDEVFGPVLVVLPFDTDDEAIHLANDTVYGLAASAWTNNLQRAMRATRDIKAGCVWVNDHIPIISEMPHGGFKQSGFGKDMSAYSFEEYTQVKHVMIELEGVARKDWHRTIFTLR from the coding sequence ATGCACCAGTTCATCAACGGAAAACTGCAGTCCGGCACCTCGGGAAACAGCCTGGACGTCATCAACCCGGCCACCTCGGAGGTGGTGGAAACGGTGGGACTGGCCTCGCTGGATGATCTGGACTCCGCCGTGGCAGCTGCCCGTTCAGCGTTCCCGGGTTGGTCCCGGACAGCCCCGGGAGAACGCGCCGGGATCCTGCAAAAGTTCGCCCGGATCATGGAGGCCCGCGCGGAGGAATTCGCCCGGGTTGAGAGTTTACAGACGGGCAAACCTTGGCGCCTGACCAGGGAGTTCGACGTCCCCGGGACCATTGACAACATAGACTTCTTCGCCGGAGCTGCACGGCACCTTGAAGGCAAAGCAACAGCCGAGTACTCGCCGCAGCACACCTCTTCCATACGCCGCGAATCCATTGGCGTGGTGGGATCCATTGCCCCGTGGAACTACCCACTGCAAATGGCGGCGTGGAAGATCCTCCCGGCCATCGCGGCCGGTAACACCATTGTCCTCAAGCCCGCGGAGATCACCCCGCTCACGTCCCTGATGTTCGCCCAAGCGCTCAGTGATGCGGGACTGCCCGACGGCGTGGTGAACGTGGTGGTGGGCGACGGCGCCACTGTTGGGGCAGCGTTGATGCGGCATCCGGATGTGGACATGGTGTCCTTCACGGGCTCTACCGCCGTTGGACGCACCGTGCTGGAAGCTGCTGCCGTGAACGCCAAGCGCGTGCACCTCGAGTTGGGCGGCAAGGCCCCCTTCATAGTGTTCGACGACGCCGATCTGGATGCCGCGGTGCACGGCGCCGTGGCCGGCTCACTGATCAACACGGGCCAGGACTGCACCGCTGCAACACGGGCCATTGTGCACCGGAGCGTGTATGAGGAATTCGTTGCGAAGGTGGCAGCCCGCTTTGACGGGATCGTCCTGGGCGCGCCCGGAGATACCGATGCGGACCTCGGCCCCCTGGTCTCCTTCAAGCAGCGGGATCACGTGGCGGCAATGGTGGAGCGAGCCCGGAGCTACAGCAAGGTGTTGGCGGGCGGTTACGCTCCAACCGATGGTGGGTTGGAAAACGGTGCCTTCTACCGGCCCACGCTAGTGGTGGACGCGGCGCCTGACTCGGAAATCGTCAAGGACGAGGTGTTTGGCCCGGTCCTCGTGGTTCTCCCCTTCGATACCGACGACGAAGCGATCCACCTGGCCAACGACACCGTTTACGGGCTGGCTGCCTCGGCGTGGACGAACAACCTCCAGCGGGCAATGCGCGCCACCCGCGACATCAAAGCAGGCTGCGTTTGGGTCAACGACCATATCCCGATCATTTCCGAGATGCCCCACGGTGGCTTCAAGCAGTCCGGCTTCGGCAAGGACATGTCCGCCTACTCCTTTGAGGAGTACACGCAGGTGAAGCATGTGATGATCGAGCTGGAGGGCGTGGCCCGGAAGGACTGGCACCGGACCATCTTCACCTTGCGCTGA
- a CDS encoding TetR/AcrR family transcriptional regulator: MVQPAQSTDRRTRLDPATIIDAVLRISSQELGERLTVRRLGQELEVDATAVYRHFRNRDAIVRAALDQLFMMSVERTLKTARDHHWRARLEAYLNELLKAFMQHPSVGSESFATDTYGPGELKAIEFVLQCLTDAGLAEDRVVHYYAALESYTLALGAGIAVEIQRLPDSEGHDPWISPRVFTRITGHPLLEKHHAALQNLDSLKAFQAGLAAILDSAERESSKPA; the protein is encoded by the coding sequence ATGGTGCAGCCAGCACAGTCAACAGACCGCCGTACACGCCTGGACCCCGCCACCATCATTGATGCCGTCCTGCGGATCTCGAGCCAGGAGCTCGGGGAACGGCTCACTGTCCGCCGGTTGGGACAGGAACTCGAGGTGGATGCCACCGCCGTTTACCGCCACTTCCGCAACCGCGACGCAATTGTCAGGGCAGCACTGGACCAGTTGTTCATGATGTCCGTTGAGCGCACGCTGAAAACCGCACGGGACCACCACTGGCGGGCCCGGCTTGAGGCCTACCTCAATGAACTCCTCAAGGCCTTTATGCAGCACCCGTCCGTGGGGAGCGAATCATTCGCCACGGACACCTACGGCCCCGGCGAGTTGAAAGCGATCGAGTTTGTTCTGCAATGCCTCACCGATGCGGGGCTGGCAGAGGACCGGGTGGTGCATTACTACGCTGCCCTGGAGAGCTACACCCTTGCACTCGGTGCCGGAATCGCAGTGGAAATCCAGCGGCTACCGGACTCCGAGGGCCACGATCCCTGGATCAGCCCCCGGGTTTTCACGCGCATCACCGGCCACCCGCTCCTTGAGAAACACCACGCAGCACTGCAGAACCTGGACTCCCTCAAAGCATTCCAGGCTGGCCTGGCCGCCATCCTGGACAGCGCCGAGCGGGAAAGCAGCAAGCCCGCCTGA
- a CDS encoding amidohydrolase, which translates to MHAEILFENGWVYTGNDAGPLRANLAIAKGRIIAVGQPEDVNRTVTPETTRVDLDGQLVIPGFQDAHIHPIFAGIELLQCDLTQARSAEEAVAAVARYAADNPDEPWISGAGWSMDFFPGGTPTRQLLDAVVPDRPVYLINRDHHGAWANTAAFAAAGISADTPDPEGGRLEREEDGTPAGTVHEGAMDLFNAAKPPVPYELAYRGLLASQQLLLAQGITAWQDAWVPIPEGGHADHLNVYTDAVKAGDLKVRVTACQWWDRTAGMGQLQEIVERRDRVAGTFDHQTLNANTVKVMVDGVAENYTAAMHHVYLDHHGHPTENRGIEFFAPDELKEFVTAIDASGMQVHFHALGDRAVTDALDALEAARDTNGVNDNRHHLAHLQLVRSEDVPRFAALNAAANVQALWACHEEQMDTLTLPFLEPGAEDRHYPFGELASAGARLVAGSDWPVSTADPIAAMHVAVNRAAPEEDLPPLGPESQKLSVKQILDAYTHGSAWINHLDAETGTLEPGKLADLAVLNLNIFDLPAQELHRAEVTQTWIGGECVYDRSHTGNTETLPVPVMP; encoded by the coding sequence GTGCACGCAGAGATTTTGTTTGAGAACGGATGGGTGTACACCGGCAACGACGCCGGACCCCTCCGAGCAAACCTTGCAATAGCCAAAGGCCGGATCATCGCCGTAGGCCAACCCGAAGACGTGAACCGAACCGTCACCCCGGAGACAACCAGGGTGGACCTGGACGGCCAACTGGTGATCCCCGGATTCCAGGACGCCCATATTCACCCCATCTTTGCCGGGATCGAACTGCTCCAATGCGATCTCACCCAGGCCCGGAGCGCCGAAGAAGCCGTGGCAGCCGTGGCCCGCTACGCCGCAGATAACCCTGACGAGCCATGGATTTCAGGTGCCGGGTGGTCCATGGATTTCTTCCCGGGCGGCACTCCCACACGGCAATTGCTGGACGCCGTGGTGCCGGACCGGCCCGTCTACCTCATCAACCGGGACCATCACGGTGCTTGGGCCAACACGGCAGCTTTCGCGGCTGCGGGAATCAGCGCAGACACCCCTGATCCCGAGGGCGGCCGGCTGGAACGCGAAGAGGACGGGACCCCGGCCGGCACGGTTCATGAAGGCGCCATGGACCTGTTCAACGCAGCCAAACCGCCGGTGCCCTACGAGTTGGCGTACCGGGGCCTCCTGGCATCCCAACAACTGCTCCTGGCGCAAGGAATTACCGCCTGGCAGGACGCCTGGGTTCCCATTCCGGAAGGCGGGCATGCCGATCATTTGAACGTTTACACGGATGCAGTGAAGGCCGGGGATCTCAAAGTCCGCGTCACCGCATGCCAATGGTGGGACCGTACAGCTGGCATGGGCCAACTGCAGGAAATCGTGGAACGCCGGGATAGGGTGGCCGGCACTTTCGATCACCAGACACTCAACGCCAACACCGTCAAAGTCATGGTGGATGGAGTGGCAGAGAATTACACCGCCGCCATGCACCACGTCTACCTGGACCACCACGGCCACCCAACAGAGAACCGTGGCATCGAATTCTTCGCACCCGATGAGCTGAAAGAATTCGTTACCGCGATCGACGCCTCGGGCATGCAGGTTCACTTCCACGCACTGGGCGACCGCGCCGTGACCGACGCCTTGGACGCGCTGGAGGCAGCACGGGATACCAACGGAGTTAATGACAACAGGCACCACCTGGCCCACCTCCAACTAGTCAGAAGCGAGGATGTTCCCCGTTTTGCCGCACTGAATGCAGCGGCCAACGTTCAAGCTCTCTGGGCATGCCACGAAGAGCAAATGGACACCCTGACCCTCCCATTCCTTGAGCCCGGTGCCGAAGACAGGCATTACCCCTTCGGTGAACTGGCCTCGGCGGGCGCCCGTTTGGTGGCGGGCAGCGACTGGCCGGTCTCAACGGCGGACCCCATCGCAGCCATGCACGTGGCAGTCAACCGCGCAGCACCGGAGGAGGACCTGCCCCCGCTCGGTCCCGAATCGCAGAAACTCAGCGTCAAGCAGATCCTGGACGCCTACACGCACGGCTCCGCCTGGATCAACCACCTGGACGCTGAGACGGGAACGTTGGAACCGGGAAAACTCGCAGACCTCGCCGTCCTGAACCTGAACATCTTTGACCTCCCTGCACAGGAACTGCACCGCGCGGAGGTGACGCAGACGTGGATTGGGGGCGAATGCGTCTATGACCGCTCCCACACCGGAAACACTGAAACCCTGCCCGTTCCGGTGATGCCATGA